A single genomic interval of Aedes aegypti strain LVP_AGWG chromosome 1, AaegL5.0 Primary Assembly, whole genome shotgun sequence harbors:
- the LOC5564532 gene encoding mediator of RNA polymerase II transcription subunit 10, with protein sequence MASPLENLENHLEMFIENVRQIRIIVSDFQPQGQNVLNQKIQSLVTGLQEIDKLKNQVDVNVPLEVFDYIDQGRNPQLYTKDCIDKALTKNEEVKGKIDSYRKFKSNLMKELDETFPTEIAKYKAIRGDE encoded by the exons ATGGCATCCCCGCTGGAAAATCTCGAAAACCACCTGGAAATGTTCATCGAAAACGTTCGCCAGATCCGGATCATTGTAAGCGATTTTCAACCCCAGGGCCAGAACGTGCTGAATCAGAAAAT CCAATCGCTGGTCACTGGCCTCCAGGAGATCGACAAGCTCAAGAACCAGGTGGACGTGAACGTGCCGCTGGAGGTGTTCGACTACATCGACCAGGGCCGCAATCCGCAGCTCTACACCAAGGACTGCATCGACAAGGCGCTGACCAAGAACGAGGAGGTCAAGGGGAAGATCGACTCGTACCGGAAGTTCAAGAGCAACCTGATGAAGGAGCTGGACGAAACCTTCCCGACCGAGATCGCCAAGTACAAGGCTATCCGGGGGGACGAATAG